A genome region from Eurosta solidaginis isolate ZX-2024a chromosome 2, ASM4086904v1, whole genome shotgun sequence includes the following:
- the LOC137241787 gene encoding putative nuclease HARBI1, which produces MAHCFREDLMTTLNIGILMVGAEVMKSHCVRHKAPRYRVSPYLLERNQKGRFETDFENLRHSPTLFNENFRMSPQTFDILYEELLPHLRRKRNNRPNDFIPEKTKLAMGLEYLATGDLGRHIASCYRVSKQHFGTIISHVCQAICTALKSQIPPFNQQTMSAVAKSYKEKWNFPNCVGAIDGKHVAIKAPPKSGSIFFNYKGFHSIVLLAACDACYKYTYVDVGAYGSEGDSNIFNYSEFGSKIIRDQLPFPPDTNINGKNVPHFIVADDAFPLSKRIMKPYSHRSLTRSEKIFNYRLSRARRCIENAFGILSTKWLCLRKILFCSPQRAQEIVSAQEINKAGSE; this is translated from the exons ATGGCTCATTG ctTCAGGGAAGATTTAATGACAACATTGAACATAGGAATTTTAATGGTTGGCGCTGAAGTAATGAAGAGTCATTGTGTTCGTCACAAAGCACCAAGGTACCGTGTAAGCCCTTACCTTCTTGAGAGAAATCAAAAAGGGAGGTTTGAGACGGATTTTGAGAACTTGCGACACTCACCTACCCTTTTTAATGAGAATTTCCGGATGAGTCCACAAACGTTTGATATCTTGTACGAAGAACTACTTCCACATTTACGGAGGAAGCGAAACAATAGACCGAACGACTTCATACCAGAAAAAACAAAATTAGCAATGGGGTTAGA gTACTTAGCAACAGGTGATTTGGGTCGACATATAGCCTCCTGCTACAGAGTGAGTAAGCAACATTTTGGCACTATAATATCCCACGTCTGTCAAGCTATATGCACAGCTTTGAAGAGCCAAATACCACCATTCAACCAACAAACCATGTCCGCAGTAGCTAAGAGCTACAAAGAAAAATGGAATTTTCCAAATTGCGTTGGTGCCATCGACGGTAAGCATGTGGCCATTAAAGCGCCTCCAAAAAGCGGAAgcatattttttaattacaaG GGGTTTCACTCTATAGTTCTTTTGGCTGCTTGTGACGCGTGCTATAAATATACTTATGTAGACGTAGGAGCATACGGTAGTGAAGGTGATTCCAACATTTTCAATTACTCTGAATTCGGCTCAAAGATAATAAGAGACCAGTTGCCATTTCCCCCTGACACAAATATCAACGGGAAAAACGTACCACATTTCATCGTTGCGGACGACGCCTTCCCATTGAGTAAACGAATAATGAAGCCCTATTCTCATAGATCGCTGACAAGATCTGAAAAAATATTCAATTATCGGCTGAGCCGAGCTCGTAGATGTATTGAAAATGCATTTGGAATCTTAAGCACAAAATGGTTATGCTTGaggaaaatacttttttgttccCCTCAACGTGCTCAGGAAATAGTATCAGCTCAGGAAATAAACAAAGCTGGTTCTGAA